In Candidatus Sulfurimonas marisnigri, a single genomic region encodes these proteins:
- a CDS encoding alpha/beta hydrolase yields the protein MNNLELDNIFIPSKTPSKKLMIILHGRGDSAEGFTSFPSFLDINDMNYLLLNAPFEYYTGFSWYPLPPGQLPGIEYSSKVLTKVLDELFEEDFNAHESFLFGFSQGSLLTFEFGARYHKTLGGYIAVSGYIYDTDKLLKEMNKDVNNSKWLCTHGIYDGVLSFQTSKEQIEILQDSGFDIEFKSYEKDHNIDRDELLMISEWIKNIK from the coding sequence ACCCTCAAAAACTCCTTCAAAAAAGTTGATGATTATTCTTCATGGTCGTGGTGACTCCGCTGAAGGCTTTACTTCCTTTCCGTCATTTTTAGATATTAATGATATGAACTATCTTTTATTAAATGCTCCATTTGAGTACTATACAGGCTTCTCGTGGTATCCATTACCTCCAGGTCAATTACCAGGAATTGAATACTCATCTAAGGTACTTACAAAAGTTCTAGATGAACTGTTTGAAGAAGACTTTAATGCACATGAGAGTTTTTTATTTGGTTTTTCACAAGGTTCACTACTAACATTTGAGTTTGGAGCGAGATACCATAAAACTCTTGGAGGCTATATTGCTGTAAGTGGATATATTTATGATACTGATAAACTTCTTAAAGAAATGAATAAGGATGTAAATAACTCAAAATGGCTATGTACTCATGGAATATATGATGGTGTACTCTCTTTTCAAACTTCAAAAGAGCAGATTGAAATACTTCAAGATTCTGGATTTGACATAGAGTTTAAAAGTTATGAAAAAGACCACAACATTGATAGAGATGAATTACTAATGATTTCAGAGTGGATAAAAAATATTAAGTGA